A single genomic interval of Helianthus annuus cultivar XRQ/B chromosome 13, HanXRQr2.0-SUNRISE, whole genome shotgun sequence harbors:
- the LOC118485725 gene encoding uncharacterized protein LOC118485725, which produces MAAARDRQKSYADKRRKLLEFAVGDRVMLKVLPWKGVVRFGKRGKLNPRYVGSFKILEQIGKVAYKLELPAELGNVHDVFHVSQVKKCLSDETLVVPFQELKIDDRLQFVKGPIEIMDREVKIHSGATSEFWDEIPLQVRDDVAPEENPK; this is translated from the exons ATGGCGGCAgcccgtgaccgtcagaaaagctatgctgacaagcgtaggaaactaTTGGAGTTCGCTGTAGGTGATcgtgttatgttgaaagttttGCCATGGAAGGGtgttgtacgctttgggaagcgcggcaagcttaatccgcgttacGTTGGGTCATTTAAAATCCTAGAGCAAATCGGTAAAGTGGCTtacaagctcgagttacctgCAGAGTTAGGTAATGTTCATGATGTCTTCCATGTTTCACAAGTGAAGAAGTGTTTATCTGATGAAACACTAGTGGTTCCGTTCCAAGAGCTTAAGATTGACGACAGGTTGCAGTTTGTCAAAGGACCTATCGAGATTATGGACCGGGAGGTTAAGATTC ATTCCGGTGCAACTagtgaattttgggacgaaattccactTCAAGTaagggatgatgtggcacctgaggaaaacCCGAAGTAA